From Plasmodium malariae genome assembly, chromosome: 8:
AAAACAGGATTAATCACCCTTTGagtaaacaaaataagaTCACACTCTTcgcatattaaaatattacatattaaaatttgaCACACCAAAATTTGACatcaaaatattacatataggaataaggaattaaaaagaaaatggaaAACTCAGCTAGACATTCAGTGGATATAAAATCCGAAGACTTTGTTGTTTTGATTGCTCTTCAAAACTTACAAACATTTATAATGATAGGGTATACAGCTGTTAATAAAGTTCATTTGaattttgatttttcatatttatggGCCCTATGTGTTGGAaccatattatttatatattcgcTAATTAGTTTTGTGATAATTAGaacatttgttttttcaaaattagaCATAGGAAAATATGTTTTAGAATTGTTATTTTGTGTAAGTATAATTGTCACTTGCTCATTATCTATAATTATAgattcatttaaaattgCAAACAtgcaattattatttttttcctttgccTTAACCGGGTGTGCATATTATAACTTAATAAcgttgtttttttttagtgtATCTATTGGAATATTAattcaatataatttaaatatagatGGATTTGATTTAgatataaattctttattttttaccgACTTGTTCTCTTATATTTTGCAAATTATTGGtggtaatattttatattttcgcATGTATGATTTATGTTATCTCATagttttatcaaaaaaaaatccatGCAAATATGTAGTTGCCTCAAAAGAAGTGAAACAGttagaaaaacaaattttcaCATCTTTACTCAATtcttatatgtgtataaagCCGAAAACATCTTCAGATCTAATGTGTACcaattactttttaaataaggaaaattcCTCTATTATTGATGGTGATATGAAAGTGAAACCTAATCGTTCTATTACATATttagataaattaaataaaaagaaaacattgTTAACATCTACCTATAACAATAGTGgtatttataataacaataataatagtaatattaataacattagGAGTTTATCCAATTTTGGTGGTAACAAACGAACTAATTCTtacgtaaaaaaatttaaattgtcAAATACATTATCCCTCAAGCGAAATACTTACCTTAATCGTAATAATAACGGTTTTGTGTATTCGATTGAAAAGTCTAATGATTccgaattaaaaaattgcacTAACAATCCAgatattttcaaaaagtaCTATTCTTCACAATCAGGGAAGCAACAAAAAATGCGAAGCTTTATAGAACGAACAGATCGCCGTTTAAGAAAATCAAAAAGAGTAGTGTATCCAAACCGTACAACTCAGATATGtgaaaatacgaaaaatatatacaaatcaGAAAAATCGAAAACACTAAAAAGACCATCGttagatgaaaaaaatgataaaaatgttcTATTAAACATGGAAAAGATAGGAAAGAAACATGAACAAAACAATGTGTTCAAAGATACGTATGATGATAATATATCGGAACGAACGAGCAATAAAgataatcattttttaataccgGTTAAGGGGAATATGGCTGATGATAActtaaatgcaaaaaaaagttCTTTGGAAAGCTGTGAAAAAGTCGATGCCGTAATTGACATCGCAGCTGATCGAAGTTTTTCCCAATGGGAGAGCATGGACAGTGACAAAAggagaaaacaaaaacaaaaaggaaaaaaaagtaaaaatgaaagtaaaataaaaagtaaaattataagagAAGGCAAGATTAAAAGTGAACGTAAACGGAAAAGCGAATGTGAGAGTGAAATTGAAGGTGATGAACGAAATAACCAAAGTGAGGAAAACAGCATGAACTTCCTCAAGAGAGAAGAGGAACCGCAGGATGCAAACGACCAAAGTAGCTACCGCAATACACATTCTGATAATTCGTATCATAATAAGAGTGTACGTTCGCAAAATTCACATAACAACCAGCATATCATGCATGATAATCCTAGTTATTTAAAAGAGAATGGAGAACGTAAATATTATAGACACCTGAGTGATAACTCTTACTCAAATAATCGTTCTATGGACAATTTTCAATCAAAGGGAATAATGAAACCAAACATCAATAAACATCAACTAgataaaagcaaaaaaggggaaaatgCTACTAATAAATCATTCGATGTTACCAAACAAATATGTGAAGAAAAGGAGCTACATAAATTGAATAAAGTCCAAGCAGAGCACTTAACAGAAAAAGATGTTAAGACAAATATTATGAACTTATTCAAAACTCTATTCAAAGAagacaaaaacaaaaacagaACGATACATGCGAAGAATGAAATAATTGATCCTGATATGTACAATTGCAACGTATTGACATGCAACTATagtatagtaaaaaatatttttagtgctgatgttaaaaataataaaaaaaaaaatcatgtTCTTTCAGTACAAACAGAATATACAAAAGCAATCGAAAGGGATAGGGAAAATGGTAACGAACAGGAATTAAAAAAGGTtcaaatggaaaaaaataatcctaaaaaaaataaaattcaacGAAATGACCATGATCAAAATTGCAAATATATACGAAGCAATGAGGGGAATTGTGCTCATAAGAATTCCACaggaaaacaaaatgaaaattactGTGAAAGCTACCATGATTGTGGAAGCAACGACGACAGTGAGAAAAGAGACAAACACTTAGAATTAATAACGCATGAAGGAGGCGCTGATGAATTTGATGATAATTCCATCAGATTAAAGGACAAATTAATACACAAAAATATGAGCCTACCGGAAGGACGtgaattttataatacaCCTCACTACAACAATGAGTCATATGAAGATGAGATGACCTTAAATAAAAGTGTAGTTTTTTCTAAAACTAAGAGCTCCTTAAATATAAGCACAAACAACTGTAGTAGCTTCTACAATAGTCGTAGCTTTTACAGTAGTCATTATCCATACAACAGAAgtagtaacagtaataataataatattggcGTCAAGAAGTCAACAACTTTTAGTACCAACTATTCACAAAAAAGCGCAAATAACGAATTAAAGAATACCAATAAAAGCAAccagaataataaatatggaaGAAGAAGCGCGATCAGACAACATGAAATATTAGATAAAATTATGGAGCTTGATATTAGCAaccaaaaaagaaaaaataaaaagaaaaataaaaaaaaagaatcaaCCTCATCAACaaggaaaatttatttcacatcaaaaaacagaaaaaaatatacatcgTTTCTTCTTGAAAATCCAAAAATCAAACAGTTACTTATGTACCTTCCAAAATTTTTTGGTAAGATATTTCGTGTGttgaaaaaagtattttttgatttaaaaaaaaaaaaaattttgatgcAAAATGCTActtggaaaaataaaatattcataccTGAAAGAGACTCATTaggtttatttaaaaatacatctTTCGAAAAATGGTACGTATCTTGGATGGACGAATTCAACAAAAATATCATTTCCAAGACTTACTATATACACatctatttaattatatacataatcaCATTAGATTTTATTACAGCATACAAATTACATAGTAATCAAATGATAATTAGCCCATTAAGACATCTTAgctattttacttatttttttctaaaatctCTTCTaaacatacttatatatatcttttacaTCATGTTAAcctttaaaataaagaagtatAATTGTTATGATATCAgaaagtattatttttcaacCCTCTTCTTATGTATAGCAAAGTTATTCATTTCTTCACTTGACATATATGTAGCTATTACCTCCTTGGATTATTTTACAAGTCCttattatatctatatctacaTTCACATGTTAATAATCCAAACATCcatattattaatagttAGGTACCCAACACagtatttgttattttttatgtatgttgTTTGCTTTACTTCCTTATATTGGGGTTTCTCAATACATAAGTCTTTTAtggaatttattttcattatcgCATGTACCTCTATTACGATTGTATACTCTTATATATTAAGCTCAAGAACACTGGAAATTAACAGAAGAATACTATTTTCGAAGTATGAACTCCCTTACCTCCTGTACTTGAAGGAAATTGTGtattgtttaaataaaagtcAGAGCAAGAAACATATGTAAGTGTCAGGTTTGACCATCTTACACTgctttattccttttttaagcCAATAAAAGTTTTAGTCGTACAAAAAAGGACTCCAAAATTATGTTCTCTTAAGGTAGATGCATACACAGAGAACAGcacaaataaataacattCGAGTACTTTACCCCACCctaatgcatatttttaaacacaTTTTTAAGTTAGTACATTTTTACGTTGGTGCATTTTTAAGTTGGTGTATTTTTAAGTTAGTGCACTTTTACGTTTGCGCATGATTAAGTTTGCGTATTTTTAAGTTAGCGCATTCTTAAATGACCACACTTTTACGTGATAcgattttaaattataaatttttaagttagtacatttttaaataaaaatattttgaagtGCTGGTTTTTGCTAgctaattttttcttttccattattgtagtcttttaaaaatttttacaattaataattcataaaaatagaaaatttaacaagttttattttatcttgcatttacataattttttttttcctttttcactattttttattccatttctttaaaaacaaattttaattaactctttaattgttttttttttcttattatttctcataccatatttttaaaattcgtATTTTAATTACACATGGAATAAAgtattacaatatattataatttgtgatacacaaatatatatcaattctcaaattattattttggcTATACCCAAAatgcaatttattttttgtttttttgtttttttttacctccttatatatataaatatataagaaaatatatataaatagtatCATTTGTGTCACGTAAAAAAAGTTGACAAAAAAGGCAAAATAACTTCCTCATTTTTTAGtgtataattttctttcatCTTTCTTCATTTGCTTTATTGTTGCTCttgatatatatgaattttcaAAACTTCCAACATTGCTGTGTTATTTCATAACCTCTGTTAATGTTGATTAAAAGCATGCTATTAAAATAGTCAAAACAAATACGGGTcaactgtttttttttatcatttcagttatacattttagtttctttttaaaacccttggtaaaattataataatattatattaaaataaaatacaagcAAATAAACTTAGTAATCCTTTAAagtattctttaaaaataggAATGCCACAAAATTGCATACCTACAGTACACATCACCCACAATCAAAAgagtttattattttttttattttttttttatttggaaACACATCGAGTGCACACTTATTTACCGTTTTTAACTGCTTTTTCTTATGATTTTGCTATCAGATTTAATGTGGTATAATAACATAGCACAGGATGCGCTTAAAGCTAATTCGTTATTACAGAATATATGCTTAAATATTTCACCATCTTCCTTTctcatattctttttttcatctgCTCAATCTTGAATGAACTTAACAATTTTtgtagtaattttttttttttttttttttttgttcacaTATATAACAATTCAAAGTGGCAAATGCAAGTGAGAAGTTGCATGTTAaacaagaataaaaattcttttaaaaatataaattgtttTCCATAAAGGCATAACATTTCAAAATCGAAAAGTGTAGCACTCATAGGTGTACAACAAAAATACACTAAATCACAAGTATgtataagtgtatatatatattagcatatacatatatgggCAAAATGTTTTacgcatatttttttgtttatatataggAAACATATCTATAAACAAGTGTAGAAGACCCAACAAcgtttttcatcattttagATAAAATGATTTTggtaagaatatataataaaaaaaaaggatattgTTAATACAGTCAAACAAAGCTTGTAGTTGTGGTTTTTTTAAAACGAAATagatatagtatatatatatttatataatcattttttatgtgtgagtataattaaatgtagATATGACCAAAAAAATTGCATTAAATTAATGatttataatatgaatttGGTCATTTCTATAGATATGTCtaacaaacaaatatatgtgttctcattttcgtattttatgtaaaatttagtataaaaataaaaaatagcaatacatttatatagcGACAGAGTTACCTaaacatgtgtacatattaCCATTCTGAAATGAGGatatatacgtaaatttatattcttattaatttatttgcaGAAGAATTGTTCCATTCGTTATATATCAAATGAAATGAAGTCCCTTCCTAAACCTGTTCGTTTGAGGAAAATAAAACTCCTATTAACgtttatacattattatgtatCAGTTCTTGCGTCTCCTCTTATATACCTTTTTTCatgcacttttttttttttttttatcccaTTTTAGCCAGCTGGAACGGGGGTAGTATTTCATGGAAAATTACAACAAGTTAAGTACGCCATTAGTTTTccaagttatatttttataatattctcTGGGTTTATGGGAGCAATGTCtgggaattttttttacaaaaaatttattttaaggaAAAACCCTCCAAATGTAAGATTATTTACAGcacacaaatatatgtatatgcttatatatatatatatgtatatgtgttttttctttttgttttgtacTTTCATTTTAGCCTTTGAGAGACCCAAACGATTTACCACCAGAAAAGCATCCACACACGCCTGAAGAtgattagaaaaaaaaggaaaaagtatATTGCTATAAAATACACTGTTGTAAAAcatattatcataaaatgCAATGTTTCAAATGTTTtgcaaaataaatacaaatgaaAACCAATAAAAAgttcttaaaaattttatttatcctttaaaaaaataattaatagaaCATTCTCTCCAATATCTAAAACcgtaataatgaaaaaaaaaaaaaaaaaagaagcattTTTTCGTCATTCTACCTCTTTATATGTTTACTAAAAAATGTAGTTACGTGCATACGTACTTATACGCATCTCtacattaatttatatgttaaatttttagatatgtttttatatattaagtgtATGCACTGaatatttgataaaaaaaatatggaaaaaaataatacctAATAAGGTGCATACTAACGAATGCCCATAAAAATGTTGACTTATAGtagtataaatatgtgtagCATATACGAagatgcataaatatatctatatatgtgTGGGTGTTGTATAGCCATAGAGAAAATTAAACTATTTCATTTGTGAATGGCAACAAATGAGAAAAATtctatgtaatatatatactgatAATAATggattgaaaaaaaatataattattcttttaaatgcCAATAATACagtaaatttttctttttcctctttttttttaatttttaccatATTTAAGTTGAAAAGCGTAGCATCTGAATTTAAAATTCATCTGCATTTTTAATggtacattatttttatatttgattaATATCACAGAGTTATGTCcacatattataatatagtaGATGACCTTTTTAGCTAATCAATTGTagttttattcttttttttttcaaataatacatacacttttatatatatacaaatatttatgtgcatatacatatataaacacagCAACATATGCTTTTTAATGTTTACATGtttgtattaatttaaaacaacTCTTAATATAATTCTCCATTCAATTTTGATCTAtaataaaactaataaaaaaaaaaatggttatt
This genomic window contains:
- the PmUG01_08019000 gene encoding conserved Plasmodium protein, unknown function; translation: MILKNCSIRYISNEMKSLPKPPAGTGVVFHGKLQQVKYAISFPSYIFIIFSGFMGAMSGNFFYKKFILRKNPPNPLRDPNDLPPEKHPHTPEDD
- the PmUG01_08018900 gene encoding conserved Plasmodium protein, unknown function, translated to MENSARHSVDIKSEDFVVLIALQNLQTFIMIGYTAVNKVHLNFDFSYLWALCVGTILFIYSLISFVIIRTFVFSKLDIGKYVLELLFCVSIIVTCSLSIIIDSFKIANMQLLFFSFALTGCAYYNLITLFFFSVSIGILIQYNLNIDGFDLDINSLFFTDLFSYILQIIGGNILYFRMYDLCYLIVLSKKNPCKYVVASKEVKQLEKQIFTSLLNSYMCIKPKTSSDLMCTNYFLNKENSSIIDGDMKVKPNRSITYLDKLNKKKTLLTSTYNNSGIYNNNNNSNINNIRSLSNFGGNKRTNSYVKKFKLSNTLSLKRNTYLNRNNNGFVYSIEKSNDSELKNCTNNPDIFKKYYSSQSGKQQKMRSFIERTDRRLRKSKRVVYPNRTTQICENTKNIYKSEKSKTLKRPSLDEKNDKNVLLNMEKIGKKHEQNNVFKDTYDDNISERTSNKDNHFLIPVKGNMADDNLNAKKSSLESCEKVDAVIDIAADRSFSQWESMDSDKRRKQKQKGKKSKNESKIKSKIIREGKIKSERKRKSECESEIEGDERNNQSEENSMNFLKREEEPQDANDQSSYRNTHSDNSYHNKSVRSQNSHNNQHIMHDNPSYLKENGERKYYRHLSDNSYSNNRSMDNFQSKGIMKPNINKHQLDKSKKGENATNKSFDVTKQICEEKELHKLNKVQAEHLTEKDVKTNIMNLFKTLFKEDKNKNRTIHAKNEIIDPDMYNCNVLTCNYSIVKNIFSADVKNNKKKNHVLSVQTEYTKAIERDRENGNEQELKKVQMEKNNPKKNKIQRNDHDQNCKYIRSNEGNCAHKNSTGKQNENYCESYHDCGSNDDSEKRDKHLELITHEGGADEFDDNSIRLKDKLIHKNMSLPEGREFYNTPHYNNESYEDEMTLNKSVVFSKTKSSLNISTNNCSSFYNSRSFYSSHYPYNRSSNSNNNNIGVKKSTTFSTNYSQKSANNELKNTNKSNQNNKYGRRSAIRQHEILDKIMELDISNQKRKNKKKNKKKESTSSTRKIYFTSKNRKKYTSFLLENPKIKQLLMYLPKFFGKIFRVLKKVFFDLKKKKILMQNATWKNKIFIPERDSLGLFKNTSFEKWYVSWMDEFNKNIISKTYYIHIYLIIYIITLDFITAYKLHSNQMIISPLRHLSYFTYFFLKSLLNILIYIFYIMLTFKIKKYNCYDIRKYYFSTLFLCIAKLFISSLDIYVAITSLDYFTSPYYIYIYIHMLIIQTSILLIVRYPTQYLLFFMYVVCFTSLYWGFSIHKSFMEFIFIIACTSITIVYSYILSSRTLEINRRILFSKYELPYLLYLKEIVYCLNKSQSKKHM